In the Candidatus Electrothrix rattekaaiensis genome, one interval contains:
- a CDS encoding lmo0937 family membrane protein, with product MWTIAVILLILWALGLVSSYTLGGLIHLLLVVAIIVVLLRIIQGRRVV from the coding sequence ATGTGGACTATTGCAGTAATACTGTTGATCTTATGGGCATTAGGATTGGTGAGCAGCTACACGTTGGGCGGCCTTATTCATCTTCTGCTGGTTGTTGCTATTATCGTGGTGCTGCTCAGGATTATTCAGGGACGACGAGTGGTGTAG
- a CDS encoding BON domain-containing protein, producing the protein MKTLYVYVTVLTAAVLTVALLATGMPARASETDDRIVSSFEESFIYKTYLKDEKIKISSSDGAVTLSGSVSDENDKLIAYNIVEALPDVKSVDNRIEIKGEHPAEKSDIWIGMKVTGMLMYHRNVNALKTEVDVKDGIVTLKGEAVNQAQKTLTAEYAEDIDGVKEVKNEMTIAADHESDTQTIGEKVDDASITAQVMMALLTHRSTSFISTKVETEDGEVTLTGMAENDAEKSLVSKLVTDIHGVVSVKNQMTVEEDQN; encoded by the coding sequence ATGAAAACATTATATGTATATGTTACAGTTTTGACAGCGGCTGTGCTTACAGTCGCTCTGTTAGCGACCGGTATGCCTGCAAGAGCGTCCGAGACGGATGACCGCATTGTGTCTTCCTTTGAGGAGAGCTTCATTTACAAAACATATCTCAAGGATGAAAAAATCAAGATCAGCTCAAGCGACGGAGCGGTCACGCTGTCTGGTAGCGTTTCTGATGAAAACGACAAACTCATCGCATATAACATCGTCGAAGCTCTGCCGGATGTCAAAAGCGTTGATAATCGTATTGAAATCAAAGGGGAGCATCCTGCCGAAAAATCAGACATCTGGATCGGCATGAAGGTAACAGGAATGCTCATGTATCATCGCAATGTGAACGCCCTTAAAACGGAAGTCGACGTCAAAGATGGCATTGTGACCTTGAAAGGTGAAGCAGTCAATCAGGCGCAAAAAACGCTCACTGCTGAATACGCCGAAGACATTGACGGCGTGAAAGAGGTGAAAAACGAGATGACGATAGCAGCTGATCACGAATCGGATACGCAGACCATAGGGGAGAAGGTTGATGATGCGTCTATCACTGCTCAAGTCATGATGGCTCTGCTCACTCATCGCTCGACCAGCTTTATCAGCACCAAGGTTGAGACCGAAGACGGCGAAGTGACCTTGACCGGCATGGCGGAAAACGATGCTGAAAAGTCTTTAGTCAGCAAACTCGTTACCGATATTCATGGAGTGGTCAGCGTAAAGAATCAAATGACGGTCGAAGAGGATCAAAACTAA
- the ppk1 gene encoding polyphosphate kinase 1 codes for MIKKSEVAAVEPKEKNPSAESESKGNPEFDLTSPEWYLNRELTWLEFNRRVLHEGEDERTPLLERIMFLSIVGGNLDEFYMKRIGGLKQQVGAGVRKLTVDGRTPGGQIDECHEVVRSILVKKEQLELELLNKLSEQGIQIVRYQELDKDQQKEVDNYFQENIYPLLTPQGMDPAHPFPFISNLSVNLLVVTKYQHDAHPFLNRIKVPTGVGIPRFLRVGEGHLYIRFEDLIANNLAVVFPGLVVESCAFFRVTRNAITEQDGANANDLLAVIETALRNRKFAEIVRLEVDADMSAAHRGMLAAELGIDEEKDVFTVEGIIGKRDLFEIASIDIPEFHYPLHQPFDHFRLSGDSPNIFHVIREKGSLLLQHPYESFDSSVQRFLKEASRDPKVLAIKMTLYRTSAGSRIIPYLLDAAQNGKQVAVVVELMARFDESANIRWAENLEEAGVHVTYGVVGLKTHSKVIFVVRRDFDGLRRYAHIGTGNYHAGTARIYSDLGLLTSDRVIAQDLTELFNYLTTGYAPERNYRKLLPSPRVLKKALLEKIEREIANHSNKNPGKIQFKTNALEDKDITAALYKASMAGVQVDLLIRDSCRLRPGIPGLSENVRVVSIVGRFLEHTRIYYFQNNGEEEYFIGSADIMKRNLEYRVEVITPVEPEELRKELREILDVQLTDQRSAWEMQPDGRYIQRTGKHEKGSHEILIEKAEKRLSDAQVLCSLEQKRLVKRKKGQRKK; via the coding sequence ATGATTAAAAAAAGTGAGGTTGCGGCAGTGGAACCCAAAGAAAAGAACCCCAGTGCAGAGAGCGAAAGCAAGGGCAACCCGGAGTTTGATCTCACCTCGCCGGAATGGTATCTGAACCGGGAATTGACTTGGCTGGAATTTAATCGCCGGGTTCTGCACGAGGGCGAAGATGAACGAACCCCGCTCCTGGAACGGATCATGTTTCTGTCCATTGTTGGCGGTAACCTTGATGAATTTTACATGAAGCGGATCGGTGGCCTGAAACAGCAGGTCGGGGCCGGGGTGCGTAAACTGACTGTAGACGGTCGTACTCCGGGCGGGCAAATTGATGAATGCCATGAGGTGGTGCGCAGCATCCTGGTGAAAAAGGAACAGCTGGAGTTGGAATTGCTCAATAAACTCTCTGAGCAGGGCATCCAAATTGTCAGGTATCAGGAGTTGGACAAGGATCAGCAAAAAGAGGTAGATAACTATTTCCAGGAGAACATCTATCCCCTCCTGACCCCTCAGGGCATGGATCCGGCTCACCCCTTTCCCTTTATCTCTAATCTGTCTGTCAATCTGCTGGTCGTGACCAAATATCAGCATGATGCTCACCCCTTTCTCAATCGAATCAAGGTGCCTACCGGAGTCGGCATCCCCCGCTTTCTCCGAGTGGGGGAGGGGCATCTCTATATCCGTTTTGAGGATTTGATCGCCAATAATTTGGCTGTGGTCTTCCCCGGCTTGGTCGTTGAATCCTGTGCCTTTTTTCGGGTCACCCGTAATGCCATTACCGAGCAGGACGGAGCCAATGCAAATGATCTGCTGGCTGTGATTGAAACGGCTCTGCGCAATCGGAAATTTGCCGAGATTGTCCGACTGGAAGTGGACGCCGATATGTCGGCGGCTCATCGGGGGATGCTGGCTGCTGAACTGGGTATTGATGAGGAAAAGGATGTGTTCACTGTGGAGGGGATTATCGGTAAACGCGATCTCTTTGAGATTGCCTCCATTGATATCCCGGAATTTCATTATCCTCTGCATCAGCCTTTTGATCATTTCCGTCTTTCTGGAGATTCTCCCAATATCTTTCATGTCATCAGAGAAAAGGGATCTCTTTTGCTCCAACATCCCTATGAGTCCTTTGATAGCTCTGTGCAGCGTTTTCTCAAAGAGGCCAGCCGAGACCCTAAGGTTCTGGCGATAAAGATGACCCTATATCGTACCTCGGCAGGCTCCCGGATTATTCCCTATCTGCTGGATGCAGCCCAAAATGGCAAACAGGTTGCTGTGGTGGTGGAGCTTATGGCCCGGTTTGATGAGTCGGCCAATATCCGTTGGGCTGAAAACCTGGAAGAGGCCGGAGTCCATGTCACCTACGGGGTCGTCGGTCTGAAGACCCATTCCAAGGTCATTTTTGTGGTACGTAGGGATTTTGACGGCCTGCGTCGTTATGCCCATATCGGCACTGGCAATTATCATGCAGGCACGGCCAGGATCTATTCTGATTTGGGTTTACTCACCAGTGATCGGGTGATTGCCCAGGATCTCACCGAGTTGTTTAATTATCTGACCACGGGCTATGCACCGGAGAGAAATTACCGCAAACTTCTGCCTTCACCTAGGGTACTGAAAAAGGCCCTGCTGGAAAAAATAGAACGGGAGATTGCCAATCATAGTAATAAGAATCCGGGGAAAATTCAGTTCAAGACCAATGCCCTGGAGGATAAGGATATCACGGCAGCCCTGTACAAGGCCTCTATGGCAGGTGTGCAGGTGGATCTCCTGATTCGGGATTCCTGTCGGCTCAGGCCCGGCATACCCGGCCTGTCGGAAAATGTCCGGGTTGTCTCTATAGTGGGGCGATTTTTGGAGCATACCCGTATCTATTATTTTCAGAATAACGGTGAGGAAGAGTATTTTATAGGTTCTGCTGATATCATGAAGCGGAACCTGGAATATCGGGTGGAGGTTATCACGCCGGTGGAACCAGAAGAACTGCGCAAGGAGCTACGGGAAATTCTTGATGTGCAGCTCACTGATCAGCGCAGTGCTTGGGAAATGCAGCCGGACGGCAGGTATATCCAGCGCACCGGCAAGCACGAGAAAGGCAGTCATGAAATATTGATTGAGAAGGCGGAGAAGCGCTTATCCGATGCCCAGGTGCTTTGCAGCTTGGAGCAGAAAAGGCTCGTGAAACGAAAAAAGGGGCAGAGGAAGAAGTGA
- a CDS encoding DUF697 domain-containing protein, producing the protein MIGVDEHVTTEEEIAENLHKENVHEGENAEKDAEAKQRILYYTYAGMAMGFVPFPLLDLAALAALQLRMLHRLSQIYGVEFKASVGRSASSSLVGGLVPVSSAAPVAASLSKFIPGVGHILSYGTLLVLNGASTYAVGKVFARHFASGGTFLTFDPEAVRDYFAEQYEKGKEVVASLKKKKKKKGDAAEYM; encoded by the coding sequence ATGATAGGGGTTGATGAGCATGTAACAACTGAAGAAGAAATAGCGGAAAATTTACATAAAGAAAATGTACATGAAGGAGAGAATGCAGAAAAGGATGCCGAAGCAAAACAGCGTATCCTTTACTACACGTATGCCGGTATGGCAATGGGCTTTGTTCCTTTTCCGCTCCTTGATCTGGCCGCATTAGCGGCTCTGCAATTGAGGATGCTCCACCGGCTTTCTCAAATTTACGGGGTGGAATTCAAGGCGAGTGTGGGGCGATCCGCAAGCAGCAGTCTTGTTGGTGGATTGGTGCCGGTGTCTTCTGCCGCTCCTGTGGCAGCCAGTTTGAGTAAATTTATTCCAGGTGTCGGACATATATTGTCTTATGGGACATTATTGGTTTTAAACGGTGCCTCAACCTACGCAGTGGGTAAAGTTTTTGCCAGACATTTTGCCTCTGGCGGTACGTTTTTGACCTTTGATCCTGAAGCTGTGCGCGATTATTTTGCCGAGCAGTATGAAAAGGGGAAAGAGGTTGTTGCGTCTTTAAAAAAGAAAAAAAAGAAAAAGGGTGATGCTGCCGAATATATGTGA
- a CDS encoding ABC transporter substrate-binding protein: protein MKMRKTATVFCCLFFLLLSGCRNEPQTVEQVVEKGEENTIHIGIAWVRGDGLLIEGAELAVAEANASGGVLQKKIKLIINQNESKTSDILKHTSSLMAGENIKEYSREVARYFIRNSSPVTAVIGHRYSFMALSAAGLYQQSRMLFIAPTATNDLLTSMDFDYVFRMLPKNSVLGRQLALYSAAREIKRVAIFNERSEYALELSAALKQSLAGQGIRTVVEYSFFSGMSGREFTSYAVEFKRHHKKEPVDAVFLLVSGDMARSIIREFYKRGVGNTFFITGEGVDEHSFWQAMQGLQEEIKEPIHVGVPTLFQAESDHTRFFREKFIQTYEQPPDSLAALGYDSVNILLAAVEQAGAASPDKVLDELRYLRTCQGLTQAIAFEDNGDIAYKPYMIKWMNTTGFEYRDLKNHIVAPDALDALDAQLSELPGCVNIDQDKDGIVDKRDACPDNRKEELAFGVFLEGKQVGCPLDTDGDDVPDYLDKCRNNTSEELTEGVDVEGCPVDRDLDQVLDYRDTCLQNTPEQLSKGVTAQGCPLDTDEDGVADYTDACPNNAPEEVKEGVNLIGCPVDQDKDGVPDYWDKCSDNTAEELRFGVRRNGCPQDSDNDQYPDYQDLCRLDSAADLAQGTDERGCPKDSDQDGVYDVYDVCPDTVQGMRVNEQGCTLITLFSDNSFASASPTLSAQGKRKLRAFAQTLMLDSIERITIIAHADGQGTAAFNLRLSQERADSVAHFLQQEEGIPQSVIDAQGVGESQPVADDTTEEGRSENRRVELSVRLKEKEHP, encoded by the coding sequence ATGAAAATGAGAAAAACCGCTACGGTCTTTTGCTGTTTATTTTTTCTTCTCCTGTCGGGCTGCCGTAACGAGCCACAAACCGTTGAGCAGGTTGTGGAGAAAGGTGAGGAAAATACGATTCATATCGGCATAGCGTGGGTGCGGGGGGATGGTCTGTTGATTGAGGGGGCAGAGTTGGCCGTAGCAGAGGCCAATGCATCCGGTGGTGTCCTGCAAAAAAAAATTAAACTGATTATCAATCAGAATGAATCTAAGACATCCGATATCCTGAAGCACACCTCCAGTTTGATGGCTGGTGAAAATATTAAAGAATATTCCCGAGAGGTTGCTCGTTATTTTATCCGAAATTCCAGTCCTGTTACGGCTGTTATTGGGCATAGATATTCTTTTATGGCACTTTCTGCTGCTGGTCTTTACCAACAGAGCAGGATGCTCTTTATCGCTCCAACAGCGACCAATGATTTGTTGACCAGCATGGATTTTGATTATGTCTTTCGCATGCTGCCTAAAAACTCTGTGCTGGGAAGACAGCTGGCTTTGTACTCTGCGGCTAGGGAGATCAAACGGGTCGCGATTTTTAATGAACGAAGTGAATACGCCCTTGAATTGAGTGCTGCCTTGAAGCAATCACTGGCAGGTCAAGGCATTCGGACGGTTGTGGAGTACTCATTTTTTAGTGGGATGTCCGGGAGGGAATTTACCTCCTATGCTGTTGAATTTAAGCGTCACCATAAAAAAGAGCCAGTGGATGCGGTGTTTCTTTTGGTCAGCGGAGATATGGCCCGCAGTATTATACGAGAGTTTTATAAACGGGGCGTGGGGAACACGTTTTTTATAACAGGAGAAGGCGTTGATGAGCACAGCTTTTGGCAGGCAATGCAGGGGCTACAGGAGGAAATAAAGGAGCCAATTCATGTTGGTGTTCCCACCCTGTTTCAGGCGGAGAGTGATCATACTCGTTTTTTTCGAGAAAAATTTATCCAAACCTATGAACAGCCGCCAGATAGTTTGGCCGCTCTGGGATATGACTCCGTGAACATACTGTTGGCCGCAGTTGAGCAGGCAGGAGCCGCATCGCCGGATAAGGTATTGGATGAACTTCGTTATTTGCGGACCTGTCAGGGGTTAACACAGGCAATAGCCTTTGAAGATAACGGGGATATCGCGTACAAACCTTATATGATCAAGTGGATGAATACCACAGGATTCGAGTATCGTGATTTAAAGAACCATATTGTTGCACCGGATGCACTGGATGCACTGGATGCACAATTGAGCGAATTACCCGGATGCGTTAATATTGATCAGGATAAGGACGGCATAGTTGATAAACGTGATGCTTGCCCGGACAACAGGAAGGAGGAATTGGCATTCGGAGTTTTTCTGGAAGGGAAACAGGTTGGCTGTCCCTTAGACACGGATGGTGATGATGTGCCGGATTACCTGGATAAATGTCGCAATAATACATCTGAAGAGTTGACTGAAGGAGTGGATGTCGAGGGATGTCCGGTCGACAGGGATCTTGATCAGGTTTTAGACTATCGTGATACGTGTCTTCAAAATACCCCGGAGCAGCTGAGCAAAGGAGTAACGGCACAAGGGTGTCCGCTGGATACAGATGAAGACGGTGTAGCGGACTATACTGATGCCTGTCCCAATAACGCGCCTGAGGAAGTCAAGGAGGGGGTAAATTTAATCGGATGTCCTGTTGATCAAGACAAAGACGGGGTGCCGGATTACTGGGATAAATGTTCAGACAATACTGCTGAGGAACTCCGTTTCGGTGTGCGACGTAACGGTTGCCCTCAAGATAGTGATAATGATCAGTATCCTGATTACCAGGATCTCTGTCGCTTGGACTCGGCAGCAGACCTCGCGCAGGGCACGGATGAACGCGGATGTCCCAAGGACAGTGATCAGGATGGCGTTTATGATGTTTATGATGTCTGCCCCGATACAGTTCAGGGGATGCGGGTGAATGAACAGGGCTGTACGCTGATCACCTTGTTTTCAGACAACAGTTTTGCAAGTGCCAGTCCGACATTATCTGCCCAGGGAAAACGGAAACTGCGGGCCTTTGCCCAAACGCTTATGCTGGACAGTATAGAGCGCATTACAATTATTGCACACGCAGATGGACAGGGCACAGCTGCCTTTAATCTTCGTTTATCGCAAGAGCGTGCTGATTCCGTTGCCCATTTTTTACAGCAGGAGGAGGGTATTCCGCAATCGGTTATTGATGCGCAAGGCGTCGGAGAAAGTCAGCCGGTTGCCGACGATACAACAGAGGAAGGACGCAGTGAAAATCGTCGAGTCGAGTTGAGTGTGCGTTTGAAGGAGAAAGAGCATCCTTGA
- a CDS encoding ATP-binding cassette domain-containing protein, which yields MFRLSSLLGGYGQDERRFLIPQVIQSSMMDCGPAALKAILGGFGIHVSYGRLREACQTDIDGTSIDTLEDLAVRLGLDALQIILPADHLFLPEAEVLPALAVMLQPNGLTHFVVIWRRHGPWVQIMDPGTGRHWVHRDTVKERLYIHQHTLDAVDWQEWSVGSEFCDPLLARMASLCSDSAWSEARLQEVLNKEEGQGLAVLDAATRMTASLVQAGGIGKGAEAGDLIQQLLGKPEHIPQGYWSAFLSSENSEQIILQGAVVLHIAGLAEESDAKTKGADEETGFAGKVAFQSSLSQDSKAPEQQIVQALCLEGVFTPLLIISGVLLAGLGTAMEVVVLRGMVEIGQQLSLVGQQTGAFTMVILFLLSLLILEWPLHSVSLRLGRRFELRLRQRFLEKIPGLGDRYFHSRLTSDMIQRAYELRHLRIIPVVGMQCLKILTEIICITAGLIILYPQGSLLILFSCLSVIAVSLVTQPLVQEQDMRFRTHIGGLSRFYLDALQGVLPIRSHGAVPALRSEHERLLVDWAKAGLDFFVTYERMTALNLLLSTGLAILLLYSYMQSGTDNSGTFILLYWMLTLPQLGRSLAELTQLYPSLRNRLLRLLDPLNAPDESYDWYKEEHKEEQASSRVSSEISEIPPPSCSEDCEGQEIGLSVHFENVRIVLSGKTILSGLNAQLAPGEQVAVVGPSGAGKSTLVGLLLGWYRPVSGGTVWVNRELLQGERLQQLRRELVWVDPEVQLWNRSLRDNLNYGNDTVIPPTVELLSQADLLDVLSRLPDGEDTLLGENGGFLSGGEGQRVRLGRGLNRDTPRLVILDEPFRGLTREQRRDLLAQARRYWQGATLIFISHDVSDSLGFDRVWMMKDGELVEDDQPQRLAACSRSAYAQLLEREKSVRALIWNSADWIRLRLEKGKLVPGEKQTDTQTDAK from the coding sequence ATGTTTCGGTTATCTTCCCTTCTTGGTGGCTATGGTCAGGATGAACGGCGTTTCCTGATACCGCAGGTTATCCAAAGCTCCATGATGGACTGCGGCCCGGCTGCCCTGAAAGCCATCTTGGGTGGTTTTGGTATTCATGTCAGTTATGGAAGGCTACGCGAAGCCTGCCAGACCGATATCGATGGCACTTCTATTGATACTCTGGAAGACCTCGCTGTTCGTCTCGGCTTAGATGCTCTGCAAATTATTTTGCCTGCTGATCATCTTTTTTTGCCCGAGGCAGAGGTTCTTCCTGCTCTGGCTGTAATGCTTCAGCCCAACGGTCTTACTCATTTTGTTGTTATTTGGCGGAGACACGGGCCTTGGGTCCAAATTATGGATCCGGGGACAGGTCGACACTGGGTACATAGAGACACTGTCAAGGAACGTCTTTACATACATCAACATACCCTGGATGCTGTTGATTGGCAGGAGTGGTCTGTTGGCTCGGAATTCTGCGATCCGCTTTTAGCCCGCATGGCTTCGCTCTGCTCTGATTCTGCCTGGTCCGAAGCTCGTCTTCAGGAAGTCTTAAACAAGGAGGAAGGACAAGGGCTTGCTGTGCTGGATGCGGCAACCCGGATGACCGCCTCATTGGTTCAGGCTGGCGGGATTGGTAAGGGAGCCGAGGCCGGTGATTTGATTCAGCAACTGCTCGGGAAGCCTGAGCATATTCCCCAGGGATACTGGTCAGCCTTTCTTTCGTCTGAGAACAGTGAACAGATCATTCTTCAGGGTGCAGTTGTGCTGCATATTGCAGGTCTGGCAGAGGAATCGGATGCGAAAACAAAGGGCGCGGATGAAGAAACCGGTTTTGCTGGAAAAGTGGCCTTCCAGTCCTCGCTTTCTCAGGACTCCAAGGCACCTGAACAGCAGATTGTTCAAGCCCTTTGTCTGGAAGGTGTGTTCACGCCGTTGTTGATTATCAGCGGCGTGCTGTTGGCCGGACTCGGTACGGCTATGGAAGTCGTTGTGTTGAGAGGAATGGTGGAAATCGGTCAGCAGTTGTCTCTGGTCGGTCAGCAGACAGGAGCGTTTACCATGGTTATTTTATTTCTGCTCTCCTTGCTGATTCTGGAGTGGCCGTTACACAGCGTCTCGCTCCGTTTGGGTCGCCGGTTTGAACTGCGTTTGCGCCAGCGTTTTCTCGAAAAAATACCTGGACTGGGAGACCGTTATTTTCACAGCAGGCTCACTTCAGATATGATTCAACGTGCCTATGAATTGCGCCATCTTCGAATTATACCGGTAGTGGGAATGCAGTGTTTGAAAATATTGACTGAAATCATCTGCATTACTGCTGGCCTGATTATTCTGTATCCTCAGGGGAGCCTGTTGATTTTGTTCAGCTGTCTCTCAGTTATTGCGGTATCTCTGGTCACTCAGCCCTTGGTGCAGGAGCAGGATATGCGTTTTCGTACCCATATAGGCGGGCTCAGTCGTTTTTATTTAGATGCTCTTCAGGGGGTATTGCCGATTCGCAGCCACGGCGCGGTCCCGGCATTACGGAGTGAACATGAGAGGCTGCTTGTTGACTGGGCAAAGGCGGGCTTGGATTTTTTTGTCACCTATGAGCGGATGACGGCTCTGAATTTGTTGTTGAGTACCGGGCTGGCAATTCTGCTGCTGTATTCGTATATGCAATCCGGTACTGATAATAGCGGCACGTTTATTCTGCTATATTGGATGTTGACGCTTCCTCAGCTGGGTCGTTCTTTGGCTGAATTGACCCAGCTGTATCCATCATTGCGTAATCGCCTCTTGCGTTTGCTGGACCCCCTCAATGCACCTGATGAAAGTTATGACTGGTATAAGGAAGAGCATAAGGAAGAGCAGGCATCTTCCCGAGTATCTTCCGAAATTTCCGAAATCCCCCCCCCATCCTGCTCCGAGGATTGTGAAGGACAGGAGATTGGATTATCAGTGCATTTTGAGAATGTTCGCATTGTTCTGTCAGGGAAGACAATTTTGAGCGGTCTGAACGCCCAACTTGCTCCTGGAGAACAGGTAGCCGTGGTCGGGCCATCCGGTGCAGGAAAATCCACTCTTGTGGGACTCCTGCTTGGCTGGTATCGTCCGGTATCCGGTGGCACAGTCTGGGTAAACCGGGAACTGCTTCAGGGAGAACGGCTGCAACAGTTGCGGAGGGAACTGGTCTGGGTGGATCCGGAGGTGCAGCTCTGGAATCGCTCTCTGCGGGATAATTTGAACTACGGGAATGACACTGTGATCCCGCCGACAGTGGAATTACTCAGTCAGGCCGATTTGCTGGATGTGTTATCCCGTTTACCGGACGGCGAGGATACTCTGCTGGGAGAAAATGGTGGCTTCCTCTCTGGTGGGGAAGGGCAACGTGTACGTTTGGGACGGGGGCTGAATCGGGATACTCCGCGTCTTGTTATTCTGGATGAGCCTTTTCGGGGATTGACCAGGGAACAGCGGCGGGACTTGTTGGCCCAGGCCCGTCGTTACTGGCAGGGTGCTACTTTGATCTTTATTTCTCATGACGTGAGCGATAGCTTGGGGTTTGACAGGGTTTGGATGATGAAGGACGGAGAGCTGGTGGAAGATGATCAACCGCAACGCCTAGCAGCCTGTTCTCGATCGGCTTATGCTCAATTGTTGGAGCGGGAAAAATCGGTCCGTGCGCTGATCTGGAACAGTGCGGACTGGATTCGTCTGCGTTTGGAAAAAGGGAAGCTTGTACCAGGGGAAAAGCAAACCGATACGCAAACTGATGCAAAATAA